Genomic DNA from Carnobacterium divergens DSM 20623:
TCCGTCAGGGATGCCCTAAAGGAGTCTACTCTATCCTCTTTTAACGTATAATAATGCCACTGGCTTTTTTTTTCGACAGATACAATCCCAGCCTTTTCCAGTACTTTCATATGATGGGAAAGCGTTGGTTGCGTAAAGTCAAAATGATCTAAAACGTCACATGCACACAGACTACCACATGACAACAAATCGATGATTTTCATTCTTTTGGGATCTGAAATTGCTTTTAAAACCTTTGATAATTCTTCGTAATCCATAATATCCTCCTTAACATAGATATGTATCTATGTATAATATAGACGAACTTCTATATTCAGTCAAGCGAAAGTTGACTATCTGCCATCAAAATTTTTCTTCCTATAGAATTCAACTTTGATAAAAATGAACGTTTTCTTAACAAAACAACTTAACTTATCGCTTTTACCCCCTCAGTATGCTAAAATAGATAAGATACAAATTTGAAAAGAGGTAAAAAAATAAATGATTACAGTAAGTAACGTTAGTCTGTTATTTTCAGATCGTAAATTATTTGAAGATGTTAATATTAAATTCATTCCCGGCAATTGCTATGGTCTTATTGGTGCAAATGGTGCTGGTAAATCAACCTTCCTTAAAATTCTTTCAGGTGAAATCCAACCTTCAACAGGGGACGTTTCGATGTCAAGTGGTGAACGTTTAACTGTCTTAAAACAAAATCATTATGATTTCGAAGAATTCAATGTGTTAGAAACAGTTATTATGGGTCACAAACGTCTTTATGACATTATGAAAGAAAAAGATTCCATCTATATGAAAGAAGATTTTTCTGATGAAGACGGAATTCGTGCCGCTGAACTAGAAGGCGAATTCGCTGAGCTAGATGGTTGGGAAGCAGAACCAGAAGCTGCTGTTTTATTACAAGGTCTTGGCATTGATGAGACTCTGCAAAATAAAACAATGAGCGAATTAACTGGTGGACAAAAAGTGAAAGTGTTATTGGCACAAGCACTATTTGGCAAGCCTGATGTTCTTTTACTTGATGAGCCTACCAATGGTTTAGACAAAAAATCAATCGAATGGCTAGAAGAATTCTTAATCAATTTCCCTAATACCGTTATCGTTGTTTCCCATGACCGTCATTTCTTAAACAAAGTATGTACACACATGGCTGACGTTGACTTTGGTAAAATCAAACTTTATGTTGGGAACTATGACTTCTGGTTAGAATCTAGTCAATTGGCTTCACGTTTAATGGCCGATTCAAATTCTAAAAAAGAAGAACAAATTAAAGAATTACAAGACTTTATTGCTCGATTTAGTGCGAATGCTTCTAAATCAAAACAAGCAACGTCACGTAAAAAAATGCTTGAAAAAATCACATTAGATGATATTCAACCTTCTTCACGTCGTTATCCATTCGTTGGGTTTACACCTGATCGTGAAATCGGAAATGATTTAATCCGTGTTGAAAATGTTTCAAAAACCATTGATGGCATTAAAATCTTAGACAATATCAGCTTCTCATTAAACAAAGATGACAAAGCTGCCTTTATCAGTCAAAATGATATCGCCATAACCGTTCTCTTTAAAATTTTAATGGGAGAAATGGAACCTGATACAGGCTCTGTTAAATGGGGCGTTACGACTTCTCAATCTTATTTACCAAAAGACAACAGTGCAGACTTTGAAAATGGCGATTTAACCATCGTTGATTGGTTGCGTCAATTTGCTTCTAAAGAAGAAAGCGACAATACTTTCTTACGTAGCTTCTTAGGTCGTATGTTGTTCTCTGGTGAAGATGTATTGAAGAAAGTTTCCGTTCTTTCCGGAGGCGAAAAAGTTCGTTGTATGTTATCTAAAATGATGTTAAGCAAATCAAACGTCCTTGTTTTAGATGACCCTACCAACCATTTAGACTTAGAATCAATCACGGCATTAAACGATGGTTTAATTGCGTTTAAAGGTTCCCTTCTATTCGGTTCTCACGACCACCAATTTATTCAAACAATTGCAAATCGTATTATTGAAATTTCACCAAATGGTGTTGTGGATCGTTCAGAAACCACCTATGATAATTTCTTAGAAGATAAAAATGTTCAAGAACAAGTTGCTGCGCTTTACGCGAAGTAACATATGAAAGTTGTGTATGAAATCAACAAAGCTATATTCACTAGTTTTGTTGATTTTTTATTACGGTAAAAAAAATAT
This window encodes:
- a CDS encoding ArsR/SmtB family transcription factor, producing MDYEELSKVLKAISDPKRMKIIDLLSCGSLCACDVLDHFDFTQPTLSHHMKVLEKAGIVSVEKKSQWHYYTLKEDRVDSFRASLTELFASTETCICMKEESSSD
- a CDS encoding ABC-F family ATP-binding cassette domain-containing protein — protein: MITVSNVSLLFSDRKLFEDVNIKFIPGNCYGLIGANGAGKSTFLKILSGEIQPSTGDVSMSSGERLTVLKQNHYDFEEFNVLETVIMGHKRLYDIMKEKDSIYMKEDFSDEDGIRAAELEGEFAELDGWEAEPEAAVLLQGLGIDETLQNKTMSELTGGQKVKVLLAQALFGKPDVLLLDEPTNGLDKKSIEWLEEFLINFPNTVIVVSHDRHFLNKVCTHMADVDFGKIKLYVGNYDFWLESSQLASRLMADSNSKKEEQIKELQDFIARFSANASKSKQATSRKKMLEKITLDDIQPSSRRYPFVGFTPDREIGNDLIRVENVSKTIDGIKILDNISFSLNKDDKAAFISQNDIAITVLFKILMGEMEPDTGSVKWGVTTSQSYLPKDNSADFENGDLTIVDWLRQFASKEESDNTFLRSFLGRMLFSGEDVLKKVSVLSGGEKVRCMLSKMMLSKSNVLVLDDPTNHLDLESITALNDGLIAFKGSLLFGSHDHQFIQTIANRIIEISPNGVVDRSETTYDNFLEDKNVQEQVAALYAK